The DNA segment AGACAAAAAAGTTTTGTCGCCATTGAAATAGCGTTTTCGAAATTGGGCCCGGGAGCCGGTCATGAGAGCGGAAGAGCTGCAGCTGAGCGCCAGCCTCGAGGACTACCTGGAGGCCATCTACCATACGGTGGCGGCGAAAGGGGCGGCGCGTGCCAAGGACATTGTCCTGCGCATGGGTGTGCACAATTCGTCGGTGACGCAGGCGCTGCGGTCGCTGTCCGAGAAGAAGCTCATCAACTATGCGCCATACGACGTGATCACGCTCACCGATGCGGGCGAGGCCCTCGCGCTGGGCGTGGTGCGGCGGCATGAGACGCTCTCGAAGTTCCTGAACCATGTGCTGGGGCTGCCCGATGCCGAGGCCGATGCTGAGGCGTGCCGGCTCGAGCATGCGGTAAGCGGCGGGGTGCTGAACCGGCTGGTGCGGTTCGTCGAGTACTTCGAGAGCTGTCCGCGCAGAACGATGTGCGCTGGGATGATGCCGCGGGTTCTTCTGCAACCGCGCGCC comes from the bacterium genome and includes:
- a CDS encoding metal-dependent transcriptional regulator; translated protein: MRAEELQLSASLEDYLEAIYHTVAAKGAARAKDIVLRMGVHNSSVTQALRSLSEKKLINYAPYDVITLTDAGEALALGVVRRHETLSKFLNHVLGLPDAEADAEACRLEHAVSGGVLNRLVRFVEYFESCPRRTMCAGMMPRVLLQPRAGYAQRDVRARRVRGDMQLSDLLPKDAIDAARQKRRSDMPLTMVHEGTRAVLKSIDGGRQLRGRMA